One Triticum urartu cultivar G1812 unplaced genomic scaffold, Tu2.1 TuUngrouped_contig_8168, whole genome shotgun sequence DNA segment encodes these proteins:
- the LOC125531810 gene encoding protein LURP-one-related 12-like — protein CAGAGAGAGPSYEVEGSYARRSCVVYDGERRAVAEIRPKEVVGTDVFRLVVQPGVGVSLAMAVVVALEQMFARPSLLRSWSTVD, from the coding sequence TGCGCGGGCGCGGGCGCCGGAGCCGGGCCGTCGTACGAGGTGGAGGGGTCCTACGCGCGGCGGAGCTGCGTGGTGTACGACGGAGAGCGGCGCGCGGTGGCGGAGATCAGGCCGAAGGAGGTTGTCGGGACTGATGTTTTCCGGCTAGTGGTGCAGCCCGGAGTCGGCGTGTCGCTCGCCATGGCCGTGGTGGTGGCGCTCGAGCAGATGTTCGCCAGGCCGTCGCTGCTCAGGAGCTGGTCCACCGTAGATTAG